A genomic window from Gossypium hirsutum isolate 1008001.06 chromosome D10, Gossypium_hirsutum_v2.1, whole genome shotgun sequence includes:
- the LOC107915512 gene encoding probable protein phosphatase 2C 35 codes for MGCVNGKCCSRYPSSPDGGSDHCGELRPYKSKHILTKRSLEIVHVSSHNFTLQYSILTQLGYYQDTVESENQDSFCIKTQIQCNPNVHVFGVFDGHGQYDAQFSNFFNDRLVEILSSGSTLLDDPLKAYTSAFLAINSELHDSEIDDTMSGTTAITVLVVGDTLYLTNDGDSRVVIAVKNGDQILAEDLSMDQTSFRKDEYERVKLCGARVLSIDQVEGFKDPNIQNWGEEENEGSDPPRLWIPNGMYPGTAFTKSLGDSTAEKIGVIADPEISVVKLTPNNLFFVVASDGVFEFLPSRTVVNMVAAYTDPKDACAAIAGESYTLWLENEDRTNDIIIIIIQIKALWIPVVGWWCHR; via the exons ATGGGCTGTGTTAATGGAAAGTGTTGTAGTAGATATCCATCATCACCAGATGGTGGTTCAGATCACTGTGGAGAATTGAGACCTTACAAAAGCAAACACATTCTTACAAAACGGTCATTGGAGATAGTTCATGTTTCATCTCACAACTTTACTCTGCAGTATTCAATCTTAACACAACTTGGTTATTACCAGGACACAGTTGAAAGTGAAAACCAAGATAGTTTCTGTATCAAAACACAAATTCAATGTAACCCAAATGTTCATGTCTTTGGTGTATTTGATGGACATGGTCAATACGATGCtcaattttcaaactttttcaatGATAGACTTGTAGAAATATTATCCAGTGGCTCCACTTTGTTGGATGATCCTTTAAAAGCTTATACTTCAGCATTTCTAGCTATAAATTCTGAGTTACATGATAGTGAGATTGATGACACTATGAGTGGTACCACAGCAATAACTGTCCTTGTTGTTGGGGATACTCTTTATCTTACTAATGATGGTGATTCAAGAGTTGTGATTGCTGTTAAGAATGGGGATCAAATATTGGCTGAGGATTTATCTATGGATCAAACGTCATTTAGGAAAGATGAATATGAAAGGGTGAAGCTTTGTGGGGCCAGGGTTTTGAGTATTGACCAAGTTGAAGGCTTTAAAGACCCAAATATTCAAAATTGGGGTGAAGAGGAAAATGAAGGTAGTGATCCTCCAAGGTTGTGGATTCCAAATGGAATGTATCCCGGGACTGCATTTACAAAAAGTTTAGGAGATAGTACAGCAGAAAAGATAGGTGTGATTGCTGATCCTGAGATTTCTGTAGTTAAACTTACACCAAATAATCTATTTTTTGTTGTTGCAAGTGATGGAGTTTTTGAGTTTCTACCTAGCCGAACTGTTGTCAACATG GTCGCGGCATACACAGATCCCAAGGATGCGTGTGCTGCAATTGCTGGAGAATCCTACACACTTTGGTTGGAGAATGAAGATCgaactaatgatattataatcATCATTATACAGATTAAGGCTCTTTGGATTCCTGTAGTCGGGTGGTGGTGCCACAGATAG